One window of Methanogenium organophilum genomic DNA carries:
- a CDS encoding nucleoside/nucleotide kinase family protein: MKKALYICFTGIDGSGKTTVSKKLQTEYASRGFSTRYLHNRYNPVLLYIPNLIGKKLFLSKSDYYKNYINHSNAKKEIFKNSLLSNIYQNLLIIDYFLQTYPSLIYSLIKYDIVISDRYIYDTVLTDLAVDFNNSDEKNRSILSRSFNFFPKPSLCFFIDIPEDIAFKRKNDTPSIDYLIDRKNQYLMVSKENDMIIINGNQELNTEIKDVKKVIDEKILCR, encoded by the coding sequence ATGAAAAAAGCACTCTACATATGCTTCACTGGAATTGATGGGTCAGGTAAAACAACGGTATCTAAAAAATTACAAACCGAATATGCCTCTAGGGGTTTCAGTACAAGATACCTCCATAATAGATATAACCCAGTATTACTGTATATCCCTAATCTAATTGGGAAAAAATTGTTTCTTAGCAAAAGTGATTATTATAAAAATTATATAAATCATTCCAATGCGAAAAAGGAGATATTTAAGAATAGTCTTTTATCCAATATTTACCAAAATCTGCTAATTATTGATTATTTTTTGCAGACATACCCTAGCTTAATCTATTCTTTGATAAAATATGACATTGTAATCTCAGATCGATATATTTATGATACTGTACTAACTGACCTGGCAGTAGATTTTAACAATTCAGATGAGAAGAATAGGTCAATCTTATCTAGATCCTTTAATTTTTTTCCAAAACCGAGTCTGTGTTTTTTTATTGATATTCCTGAAGATATTGCCTTTAAAAGAAAAAATGACACACCTAGTATTGATTATTTGATTGATAGAAAAAATCAATATTTAATGGTTTCAAAAGAAAATGATATGATTATCATCAATGGTAATCAAGAATTAAATACAGAAATTAAAGATGTCAAAAAAGTAATTGATGAGAAAATATTATGTCGGTAA
- the rfbD gene encoding dTDP-4-dehydrorhamnose reductase — translation MAQKVLILGASGMLGHDLQKVYPDAVCRGHELDITDEAAVFSFISDLKPSLVINAAAFTNVDGCEDHEDLAFAVNGEGPGYIAAACHEVGATLVHYSTDYVFDGSHSSYVEDDRPKSINVYGASKLQGEQAIIAAMEDYRIVRTSWLFGLNGLNFVETMLRLSAEMEKVRVVDDQFGKPTYTVDLAEKTPEIAKAEPGIYHITNEGVCSWYNFASGIIPNVESCSSREFLRPAKRPKFSVLENTKTSPMRPWRDALKDYLKIRTQGSKETSL, via the coding sequence ATGGCCCAAAAGGTGCTCATCCTCGGGGCGTCCGGCATGCTTGGCCACGACCTGCAGAAGGTGTATCCGGATGCGGTCTGCCGGGGTCATGAACTCGATATTACGGATGAGGCAGCGGTTTTTTCATTCATTTCAGATCTGAAACCATCGCTTGTTATCAATGCAGCGGCCTTCACAAATGTCGATGGGTGTGAGGATCACGAGGATCTGGCGTTTGCGGTGAACGGTGAAGGTCCGGGATATATTGCCGCTGCCTGTCATGAAGTGGGGGCTACCCTTGTCCACTACAGTACTGATTATGTCTTTGATGGTTCTCATAGTTCATATGTTGAGGATGATAGACCGAAATCGATCAATGTCTATGGCGCCTCAAAGCTACAAGGTGAGCAGGCGATAATAGCTGCAATGGAGGATTATCGTATCGTTCGGACCTCATGGCTCTTTGGTCTGAATGGTCTGAACTTTGTTGAGACAATGCTCCGGCTCTCCGCGGAGATGGAGAAGGTCCGGGTTGTCGATGATCAGTTTGGGAAACCTACCTATACCGTCGACCTTGCTGAAAAAACACCGGAGATTGCTAAAGCAGAGCCTGGAATTTATCACATCACAAATGAAGGCGTCTGCTCATGGTACAATTTTGCCTCTGGAATCATCCCGAATGTAGAGTCCTGCTCATCCAGGGAATTCCTGAGGCCTGCAAAGCGACCGAAGTTTTCGGTACTTGAGAATACAAAGACCTCGCCGATGCGTCCCTGGCGGGACGCCCTGAAAGACTATCTAAAAATCAGAACCCAAGGATCTAAGGAGACATCATTATGA
- a CDS encoding alkaline phosphatase family protein, producing the protein MSVKVLAIGIDALDPILLKKFLPELPNFKKLIDNGAFPEYKAIFPYDSVPLWTSIYTGLDPANHGVLKTSKSFEKSIINVQSIEGKTFWDIASQNGKKVCIINPFVAYPPWEVNGIMVSGPVGFDGDAKTFPEHLGLNQNLPKLGGVHTKYPLENELDEFYREIYSITQNQFKYAINQLRSQDWDLGFVCFTTLDSIKHFFWRFYDEKDPTYPGNNKYENVILDYYKLFDHIISEFVKIESNFIMVFSDHGHQMRSTQLVNINEILRKNGFLITNNNNSDFSNIYIQGKLKSKVLDIIYATSLDSLALKISRHFPCVSKKIQKSDYSINYIKSKAYTSDLVGMNPCGGINLNIEQINDADYEPLRENIIACIKNELNSRERKYLKWICKRDDVYCGPHLSDLPDILFELNDGYGVNWDIYTELVTNCYAHRLISGGHKQNATFIVGGKDHEKLVGINERTITSLDIAPIILNLLEVSNDGKFGSKNI; encoded by the coding sequence ATGTCGGTAAAAGTACTTGCAATCGGTATTGATGCATTGGATCCAATTCTGCTTAAAAAATTTTTACCAGAACTCCCAAACTTTAAAAAATTAATTGATAATGGTGCATTCCCTGAATACAAAGCAATATTTCCCTATGATTCAGTTCCTTTATGGACTAGCATTTATACTGGACTTGACCCAGCAAATCACGGAGTTTTAAAGACATCTAAGTCTTTTGAAAAAAGTATTATTAATGTTCAATCCATTGAGGGAAAAACATTTTGGGATATAGCGAGTCAAAATGGAAAAAAGGTTTGTATAATTAATCCATTTGTTGCTTATCCACCTTGGGAAGTAAATGGGATTATGGTTAGCGGACCTGTTGGTTTTGATGGAGATGCAAAGACATTTCCTGAACACTTAGGGTTAAATCAAAATTTACCAAAGTTGGGGGGAGTACATACAAAATATCCATTAGAAAATGAATTAGATGAATTTTATAGAGAAATATATTCCATTACTCAAAATCAATTTAAATATGCAATAAATCAGTTAAGATCTCAAGATTGGGACCTTGGTTTTGTATGCTTTACAACTTTAGATAGCATTAAGCATTTTTTTTGGAGATTTTATGATGAAAAAGATCCAACTTACCCAGGTAATAACAAATATGAAAATGTAATACTAGATTATTATAAGCTATTTGATCATATAATAAGTGAATTCGTAAAAATCGAATCTAATTTTATTATGGTATTTAGTGATCATGGCCATCAAATGAGGTCCACGCAACTAGTCAATATTAATGAAATTTTAAGGAAAAATGGATTTTTAATTACCAACAATAATAATTCAGATTTTTCAAATATTTATATCCAGGGAAAATTAAAGTCAAAGGTACTAGACATAATTTACGCCACTTCCTTAGATTCTTTAGCATTAAAAATTTCAAGACATTTTCCTTGTGTTAGCAAAAAAATTCAAAAATCAGATTATTCAATTAATTATATCAAAAGTAAGGCTTACACATCAGATCTTGTGGGAATGAATCCCTGTGGTGGAATAAATTTGAATATTGAACAAATAAATGATGCTGATTATGAACCATTAAGAGAAAATATTATTGCTTGCATAAAAAATGAGCTGAATTCTAGAGAGAGAAAATATCTGAAATGGATTTGTAAGAGAGATGATGTATATTGTGGTCCACATCTAAGTGATCTCCCAGATATCTTATTTGAGCTTAATGATGGTTATGGAGTGAATTGGGATATATACACTGAATTAGTAACAAATTGTTATGCCCATAGATTGATTTCTGGTGGCCATAAACAAAATGCCACATTTATTGTTGGTGGTAAAGATCATGAAAAGTTGGTAGGTATCAATGAAAGAACAATTACTTCTTTAGATATTGCACCAATTATTTTAAACCTCTTGGAAGTATCTAATGATGGAAAATTTGGTAGCAAAAATATCTAA
- a CDS encoding lipopolysaccharide biosynthesis protein, with product MIKQSFTSFFWFVISALIGFGFQIFAASYLGATDFGKANYYYGFSSTIMVFACFGVQFFLPKYMHTLNKDGNLFSETFWTISALYCIIAPISAFLLKETISLPLIIIIILISYLMVIFEVIRSYYVGLSKTDRGFFLVLLFRILNVVLFIIAVNFFIQGYLSYLVALLFAYCLLVLPYTLSKIALPRVNFAIIRYCIPFYMVQISYGLFGSLSRVLQGYFGTFESVAVLSIALVLGTATGMLGDVFAKVVMPDFAKAWDKKNYENIKYAFHKVTRLNAYLVLPIAVFTIMNGDFILAILGKGYEGGYIIFSLILISSFFSSFVGPNGTLLNMTGNQRFEIINGIIGLIAALIIGFWLGPIYMWGIAFAIMFAEIVRNSAKLVEVGTLFNIWPFHKNTFIFIIFLLFVDVIIMFILKMYTSGLILLLTSGIAILLSYVLTFYAAPDEEDRRYVGMIKKELLKIFYSLR from the coding sequence ATGATAAAGCAGTCCTTCACGAGTTTTTTTTGGTTTGTCATCAGTGCACTTATTGGGTTTGGCTTTCAAATTTTTGCAGCAAGCTATCTTGGTGCTACAGATTTTGGGAAGGCAAATTATTACTATGGTTTTTCATCAACAATTATGGTTTTTGCCTGTTTTGGAGTGCAGTTTTTTTTACCAAAATATATGCATACTCTGAACAAAGATGGAAATTTATTCTCTGAAACCTTTTGGACAATTAGTGCACTCTATTGTATCATAGCCCCTATTTCGGCTTTTTTATTGAAAGAAACCATATCCCTTCCTTTGATTATTATTATCATTCTGATTTCATATTTAATGGTTATTTTTGAGGTAATTAGATCTTACTATGTAGGTCTTTCCAAGACTGATCGGGGTTTCTTCTTAGTATTACTTTTTAGGATTCTGAATGTAGTATTGTTTATTATTGCTGTCAATTTTTTTATACAGGGATATTTGAGTTATCTTGTTGCGCTGCTGTTTGCGTATTGTTTGCTTGTACTCCCCTACACTCTTTCAAAAATTGCTTTGCCTAGGGTGAATTTTGCAATTATTCGTTACTGCATCCCATTTTACATGGTTCAAATATCATATGGATTATTTGGATCCTTATCCCGGGTATTACAGGGATATTTTGGAACATTTGAAAGTGTTGCTGTATTATCTATTGCGCTTGTCCTTGGTACTGCCACAGGTATGCTTGGTGATGTTTTTGCAAAAGTTGTCATGCCTGATTTTGCAAAAGCCTGGGATAAAAAGAACTATGAAAACATAAAATATGCTTTCCATAAAGTTACGAGACTGAATGCTTATTTGGTATTGCCAATAGCTGTTTTTACGATAATGAATGGCGATTTTATATTAGCAATTTTAGGGAAAGGATATGAGGGTGGGTATATAATTTTTTCACTAATTTTAATATCCAGTTTTTTTAGTTCGTTTGTTGGTCCTAATGGGACTCTTCTCAATATGACCGGGAATCAAAGGTTTGAGATCATTAATGGAATCATTGGGCTTATTGCAGCCCTTATTATCGGTTTTTGGCTGGGTCCGATTTATATGTGGGGTATTGCTTTTGCAATTATGTTTGCGGAAATTGTGAGAAACAGCGCAAAATTGGTTGAAGTGGGAACACTATTTAATATATGGCCATTTCATAAGAATACATTCATTTTCATCATTTTCCTGCTTTTTGTTGATGTTATTATAATGTTCATATTGAAAATGTATACATCTGGATTAATTCTTTTACTTACAAGTGGAATTGCTATTTTACTGTCCTATGTTTTAACATTCTACGCTGCTCCTGATGAAGAAGATCGGAGATATGTGGGTATGATTAAAAAAGAATTGTTAAAGATTTTTTATAGTTTACGTTAG
- a CDS encoding SDR family oxidoreductase yields MKVAIVTGATGGIGKAVVEELKNKGYFVHEVSRKNCDVTNLDSIKTFMSNITNVDVLVNCAGRSHLGYIEDISEDDICSCFDTNALGTMRFCKAVLPIMKKQKNGYIVNIGSLRGIECCKGKASYSMSKFAVRAFSNTLGLEVKKYGINVTCINPGFVFTDLIKYRIAEENLKPEDIIQPSDIAKTVMYLLSLSDGATISELNMGDVWE; encoded by the coding sequence ATGAAGGTAGCAATAGTAACCGGAGCAACCGGAGGAATTGGCAAAGCTGTTGTAGAAGAATTGAAGAATAAAGGATATTTTGTACATGAAGTAAGCAGAAAAAATTGTGATGTTACAAATCTCGACTCAATTAAAACGTTCATGTCAAATATAACAAATGTAGATGTTCTGGTAAATTGTGCTGGCAGGAGTCATTTAGGGTATATTGAAGATATAAGTGAAGATGATATTTGTTCCTGTTTTGATACTAATGCTCTGGGAACAATGAGATTTTGTAAGGCAGTATTGCCAATAATGAAAAAACAGAAAAATGGATATATAGTTAATATTGGATCTTTAAGGGGAATTGAATGCTGTAAAGGGAAAGCTTCGTATTCAATGAGTAAATTTGCAGTGAGGGCTTTCTCAAATACTTTAGGTTTAGAAGTAAAGAAGTATGGAATTAATGTAACTTGTATAAATCCAGGTTTTGTCTTTACGGATTTGATAAAATATCGCATAGCTGAAGAAAACCTGAAGCCAGAAGATATTATTCAACCTTCTGATATTGCTAAAACAGTAATGTACTTGTTAAGTCTTTCAGATGGTGCAACAATATCTGAATTGAATATGGGAGATGTGTGGGAATGA
- a CDS encoding sugar phosphate nucleotidyltransferase, with protein MKGIILAGGTGSRLHPLTKVTNKHLLPVYDKPMIYYPLQTLIDAGITEIMIVSGKGHAGDFLELLGSGSEFGIRITYEIQDEAGGIAQALGLAERWARKEDVAVILGDNIFQDNVRKDVEAFEGGAKIFLKEVSDPHRFGVAEVDGDKVIGIEEKPKEPKSNYAVTGLYLYDGRVFDTIKTLAPSGRGELEITDVNNSYIRRGAMQFAMLEGFWSDAGTFDSLLRAGLLISSHNEK; from the coding sequence ATGAAAGGAATTATCCTCGCCGGCGGAACGGGATCCCGCCTCCACCCCCTCACCAAGGTGACGAACAAGCACCTGCTGCCCGTCTATGACAAACCGATGATCTACTATCCGCTCCAGACACTTATCGATGCAGGAATTACAGAGATCATGATAGTATCCGGTAAAGGCCATGCTGGCGACTTCCTTGAACTCCTAGGGTCGGGATCAGAGTTCGGTATTCGGATCACCTACGAGATTCAGGATGAGGCCGGTGGAATTGCACAGGCGCTCGGGCTTGCGGAACGATGGGCCAGGAAGGAGGACGTGGCAGTTATTCTTGGGGATAACATCTTTCAGGATAATGTCAGGAAAGATGTCGAGGCATTCGAGGGAGGAGCAAAAATCTTCCTGAAGGAAGTATCTGATCCTCATCGGTTCGGCGTTGCCGAGGTTGATGGCGATAAGGTTATTGGAATTGAGGAGAAGCCGAAAGAACCCAAGTCGAATTATGCTGTGACTGGTCTCTATCTCTATGATGGACGAGTCTTCGATACCATCAAAACTCTCGCACCTTCTGGACGTGGCGAGCTTGAGATTACGGATGTCAACAACTCCTACATCAGGCGTGGTGCGATGCAGTTTGCAATGCTGGAAGGGTTCTGGAGCGATGCAGGGACGTTTGATAGTTTGTTAAGAGCGGGCCTTTTAATATCTAGTCATAATGAGAAGTGA
- a CDS encoding glycosyltransferase family 2 protein, protein MMENLVAKISNCPINGEPLVTIITPTYNHEKYIEKCIESVLSQTYTNWEMIIVNDGSTDRTEEKIFNIKDKRLRYIKKTNGGIWKLNEVYNLALKLSKGKYIAVLEGDDYWPSTKLEKQLQLFNDKEVVLCWGKTEIVDASGNHMRYHPKEKYFKLDSDYQKIRELLLFNYIPACTVMIKTDALNSIGGFIQYHNTPYVDYPTWLKLSLKGKFASSSEILGIWRWHSAQATKNLKVELTKGTIISISYYDNLPIDFKEKLSISREDIEQNYLNRLEKSKIYSAIFYISEHDWVKAKDKINSVQYRNLKIFIMTVGILIYYYIMKVVCRLKIVEKLDS, encoded by the coding sequence ATGATGGAAAATTTGGTAGCAAAAATATCTAATTGTCCAATAAATGGCGAACCACTGGTAACAATCATTACACCAACGTATAATCATGAAAAATACATTGAGAAGTGCATTGAGAGTGTTCTTTCTCAAACATATACTAATTGGGAGATGATAATTGTAAATGACGGTTCTACAGACAGGACAGAAGAAAAAATATTCAATATCAAGGATAAAAGATTACGATACATAAAAAAAACAAATGGAGGTATCTGGAAATTAAATGAAGTGTATAATTTGGCCCTTAAATTATCCAAAGGTAAATACATTGCGGTTCTTGAGGGTGATGATTATTGGCCGTCGACTAAGTTAGAGAAACAATTACAGTTATTTAATGATAAAGAAGTAGTTCTTTGTTGGGGTAAAACCGAAATTGTAGACGCTTCCGGAAATCATATGCGATACCATCCAAAAGAAAAATATTTCAAATTAGATTCGGATTATCAAAAAATAAGAGAATTACTACTATTTAATTACATTCCTGCCTGTACTGTGATGATAAAAACAGATGCATTAAATTCAATAGGTGGTTTTATTCAGTATCATAATACTCCATACGTGGATTATCCTACCTGGCTAAAATTATCTCTAAAAGGAAAATTTGCTTCTTCTAGTGAAATTCTTGGCATATGGAGATGGCATTCTGCTCAAGCAACAAAAAATTTAAAGGTTGAATTAACAAAAGGGACTATAATATCGATTTCATATTATGACAATCTTCCTATCGATTTTAAAGAAAAACTATCAATTTCAAGGGAAGATATTGAGCAGAATTATTTAAACCGTTTAGAAAAATCGAAAATCTATTCTGCTATTTTTTACATAAGTGAACATGATTGGGTTAAAGCTAAAGATAAAATTAATTCTGTTCAATACAGGAATTTGAAAATCTTTATCATGACTGTTGGGATATTAATTTATTATTACATCATGAAGGTAGTTTGCAGATTAAAAATTGTTGAAAAATTAGATTCATAA
- a CDS encoding phosphocholine cytidylyltransferase family protein, which yields MNVIILAAGIGSRLYPLTKNTPKCLLKINNDETILGRTLSILKKDASEFHIRIIAGFEANQIIEKFDDIDIIVNPFFRITNSIASLWFSKDLLSDEVTIINADVCFNSNIFEMINNCSNENFVVLDSSKNCTDADYKIVVEENLVTDMGKSIPFDNFSGEYAGITHLNKEGASHLRNKLEEKLLREEYDTWYETAICELIKEGSMKVSILDIAGQNWIEVDSEKELMYAKNNL from the coding sequence ATGAATGTAATTATTTTGGCTGCTGGAATAGGATCTCGATTGTATCCATTAACAAAAAATACTCCAAAGTGTTTATTGAAAATTAATAATGATGAAACTATATTAGGAAGAACTCTGTCTATTCTGAAAAAAGATGCATCCGAATTCCACATTAGAATTATTGCAGGTTTCGAAGCAAATCAAATTATTGAAAAATTTGATGATATTGATATCATAGTAAATCCATTTTTTAGAATAACGAATAGCATTGCGTCATTATGGTTTTCAAAGGATTTATTATCAGATGAAGTAACTATCATAAATGCTGATGTTTGTTTCAACAGCAATATTTTTGAAATGATAAATAATTGTAGTAATGAGAATTTTGTTGTACTGGATAGTTCAAAGAATTGTACAGATGCAGACTATAAAATTGTAGTTGAAGAGAATTTAGTTACTGATATGGGGAAATCAATTCCTTTTGACAATTTTTCAGGTGAATATGCTGGAATTACTCACCTTAATAAAGAAGGTGCTTCACATTTGAGGAATAAACTTGAAGAAAAGCTATTACGTGAGGAATATGACACTTGGTATGAGACTGCAATTTGTGAATTAATAAAGGAAGGATCTATGAAGGTATCAATTCTGGATATTGCTGGACAAAATTGGATTGAAGTGGATAGTGAAAAAGAATTAATGTATGCCAAAAATAATCTTTAA
- a CDS encoding DUF2284 domain-containing protein yields the protein MAYEDLAIFRDMAKEQGAEIIEQVYTDEIAMDFRTTYKCMTCLKYGKKPTCPPNIPDFDYFKRLINAYKYGLLVGKSYCYSNEEEFKIIREESGPRVQEILLTLEKQAFKRNYYWAISFIGGSCRGCNACPSDSSICVNPSRGRIPLEATGVDVMKTCEGKGINISPFPHPVENGQLYRIGLFLLE from the coding sequence GTGGCATATGAAGATTTAGCAATTTTTCGAGATATGGCGAAAGAGCAGGGTGCCGAAATTATTGAACAAGTTTACACCGATGAGATTGCCATGGATTTTAGAACAACATACAAATGTATGACCTGTCTAAAATATGGGAAAAAGCCTACTTGCCCTCCAAATATCCCTGATTTTGATTATTTTAAACGTTTAATTAATGCATATAAATATGGTTTATTAGTTGGAAAGTCATATTGCTATTCAAACGAAGAAGAATTTAAAATAATTCGGGAAGAATCGGGTCCCAGAGTTCAAGAAATTCTGTTAACTCTGGAAAAGCAAGCATTTAAAAGAAATTATTATTGGGCAATTAGTTTCATTGGTGGATCATGCAGGGGATGTAATGCATGTCCCTCTGACAGCAGTATTTGTGTTAATCCTTCAAGAGGAAGAATTCCACTGGAAGCTACCGGAGTTGATGTAATGAAAACATGTGAAGGGAAAGGTATTAACATAAGCCCATTTCCCCATCCTGTGGAGAATGGTCAGTTGTATAGAATAGGTCTATTTTTATTGGAGTGA
- the rfbB gene encoding dTDP-glucose 4,6-dehydratase yields the protein MHLLVTGGCGFIGSNFIRHMLESHPDISITNLDVLTYAGNPANLRDVEDDPRYTFVQGDICDRSAVDGVLDQYHINTIVHFAAESHVDRSIADGSVFVKTNVLGTFTMLDAALAHGIDRFVHVSTDEVYGSTPDGSFVETDNLNPSSPYSSSKAGSDLLALSYWHTHQLPVIVTRCTNNYGPYQYPEKLIPLFVTNLMEGKKVPIYGTGQNVRDWLYVLDHCRAIDFLLENGQPGEAYNIGGGEEKTNLEITDTILRLLDKDESAIEYVEDRKGHDFRYSLDFSKLRKMGWEPAFSFDEAMTATVQWYIDNEWWWRPLKEGSQ from the coding sequence ATGCATCTGCTCGTCACCGGTGGCTGTGGTTTCATTGGCAGCAATTTTATCCGCCACATGCTCGAGAGTCATCCCGATATTTCGATCACAAATCTGGATGTCCTTACCTATGCTGGCAACCCGGCGAATCTCAGGGATGTTGAGGACGATCCCCGCTACACGTTTGTGCAGGGTGACATCTGTGATCGGTCAGCAGTGGATGGCGTTCTGGATCAATACCATATCAATACCATTGTCCACTTCGCGGCGGAGAGTCACGTGGACCGGTCCATTGCCGATGGCTCGGTCTTCGTGAAGACCAATGTGCTTGGGACCTTTACGATGCTGGACGCAGCGCTTGCCCATGGGATCGACCGGTTTGTCCATGTGTCAACCGATGAGGTCTACGGGAGTACACCCGATGGATCCTTTGTCGAGACCGATAACCTGAATCCCTCGAGTCCGTATTCATCGAGCAAGGCGGGGTCTGACCTTCTTGCGCTTTCGTACTGGCATACCCACCAGCTTCCGGTGATTGTGACCCGGTGCACGAATAATTATGGTCCATATCAATACCCGGAGAAGCTCATTCCTCTCTTTGTGACAAATCTCATGGAGGGGAAGAAAGTCCCCATTTACGGCACCGGCCAGAATGTCCGGGACTGGCTCTATGTGCTTGATCACTGCAGGGCAATCGATTTCCTGCTTGAGAACGGGCAACCTGGTGAGGCCTACAATATCGGCGGCGGCGAAGAGAAGACGAACCTTGAGATTACGGATACAATCCTCCGGCTGCTCGACAAAGACGAGTCGGCGATTGAGTATGTCGAGGACCGGAAAGGTCACGACTTCCGCTATTCCCTTGACTTCTCGAAACTCCGGAAGATGGGCTGGGAACCTGCCTTCTCCTTCGATGAGGCAATGACGGCGACCGTGCAGTGGTACATCGATAACGAGTGGTGGTGGCGGCCCCTGAAGGAGGGGAGCCAGTAA
- a CDS encoding CDP-glycerol glycerophosphotransferase family protein, with protein MNKKDLNAMQITPAINYALKLFTYPLSLIIPKNSKILVIGGWFGERFADNSRYLYEFLSINKEKYDFEKVIWVTRNKKIIQELENKNFEVYHIWSLKSIWYHLRSPIFIYDQSINDLNSFFLHKGVLLYLWHGFPLKKIGTFAMSDEYKKKSRCNIKIFQTLECILPGVKIRYGGKGSYLLAQSEFASNVLSEAFSIPKDRVILAGYPRNDIFDQKEPEVYYIGNDFELIKKIQDLKNLGYKIIFYAPTFRDKAPTNFFGTEDLSEIQKLKTFLLNKNYALITKFHFATNTMGQILENDSHFFNLDSDTDVYSVLPFIDILITDYSSIAFDFLFLNRPIIYFPYDLEYYRDEDRGFMFDFEEFTPGPKVYNIDELTKILEEIYQGVFIDHFSDERKKLSEKIYDPKYYPGSHILATEINKILRTYS; from the coding sequence ATGAATAAAAAGGATTTGAATGCTATGCAAATTACACCAGCAATAAATTATGCCCTTAAATTATTTACTTATCCTCTATCTCTCATTATTCCAAAAAATTCAAAAATATTAGTTATTGGTGGATGGTTTGGAGAGCGTTTCGCAGATAATTCCAGATATTTATATGAATTTTTGTCAATAAATAAAGAAAAGTATGATTTCGAGAAAGTAATCTGGGTTACCCGGAACAAAAAAATAATTCAGGAACTCGAGAATAAAAACTTTGAAGTATATCATATCTGGTCATTAAAATCAATCTGGTATCATCTCCGTTCTCCAATATTTATTTATGATCAATCAATTAATGACCTAAATAGCTTTTTTTTGCATAAAGGTGTTCTTTTATATCTCTGGCACGGTTTTCCACTAAAGAAAATTGGCACATTCGCGATGTCTGATGAATATAAAAAAAAATCACGCTGTAATATTAAAATATTCCAAACGCTTGAATGTATACTTCCTGGAGTAAAAATTAGATACGGTGGAAAAGGATCATATTTGCTTGCACAGTCGGAATTTGCTTCAAATGTTTTAAGTGAAGCGTTTAGTATTCCTAAAGATAGGGTTATTCTGGCTGGATATCCTCGTAACGATATATTTGACCAAAAAGAACCCGAGGTTTACTATATTGGAAATGATTTTGAGTTAATAAAAAAAATTCAAGATCTGAAAAATTTAGGATATAAAATTATTTTTTATGCTCCTACATTTAGAGATAAAGCACCAACTAATTTTTTTGGTACAGAAGATTTATCCGAGATCCAAAAACTGAAAACATTTCTCTTAAATAAAAATTATGCACTGATTACAAAATTTCATTTTGCAACAAACACTATGGGTCAGATACTAGAAAATGATTCACACTTTTTTAATTTGGATTCAGATACAGATGTATATTCTGTCTTACCTTTTATTGATATATTAATTACTGATTATTCATCAATTGCATTTGATTTTTTATTCCTGAATCGACCAATTATTTATTTTCCATATGACTTAGAATATTATCGTGATGAAGATCGTGGATTTATGTTTGATTTTGAAGAATTTACACCAGGTCCTAAAGTATATAATATTGATGAATTGACCAAAATTTTGGAAGAAATTTACCAAGGTGTTTTTATCGATCATTTTTCAGATGAGAGAAAAAAGCTTTCTGAAAAAATATATGATCCAAAATATTATCCTGGATCTCATATATTGGCAACAGAAATAAATAAAATATTGCGAACATATTCATGA